In one window of Camarhynchus parvulus chromosome 18, STF_HiC, whole genome shotgun sequence DNA:
- the METRNL gene encoding meteorin-like protein, giving the protein MRSAPVSGLLPLLLGLRLLLGGGAAAQYSSDLCNWKGSGLTHESHRKDVEQVYLRCSEGSIEWMYPTGALIVNLRPNISPASYKHLTVCIKPFKDSAGANIYLEKTGELKLLVRDGERSPSRVYCFGYDQGGLFVEATPQQDISRKITGFQYELMSKGIAADLHTASAPCRPCSDTEVLLAVCTSDFVIRGSIQNVTNEAEEQESIIHVGVNKLYRQKSKVFQLTGESGNWRGQIKTLLECGVKPGDGDFLFTGRMHFGEARLGCAPRFKDFQRMYKEAKDKGLNPCEIGPD; this is encoded by the exons ATGCGGAGCGCCCCGGTCTCCGggctgctgccgctgctcctggggctgcggctgctgctgggcggcggcgccgcggctCAGTACTCCAGCGACCTGTGCAACTGGAAGGGGAG tGGTTTAACCCACGAGTCTCACAGGAAGGATGTTGAACAGGTCTACCTCCGCTGCTCCGAGGGCTCCATCGAGTGGATGTACCCCACAGGAGCACTCATAGTCAACCTGCGACCCAATATCTCACCTGCCTCTTACAAACACTTGACTGTTTGCATAAAGCCCTTCAAAGACTCTGCAggagcaaatatttatttggaaaaaactGGAGAACTGAAACTCTTGGTGCGAGATGGAGAGCGCAGCCCCAGCAGAGTTTATTGCTTTGGCTACGACCAGGGGGGGCTGTTTGTGGAGGCCACTCCTCAGCAGGACATTAGCAGGAAGATTACAGGCTTCCAGTACGAATTGATGAGCAAAGGAATAGCAGCTGACTTGCACACAGCTTCTG ctccctgccgaccctgcagtgacactgagGTCCTCCTGGCTGTCTGCACTAGTGATTTTG tgaTCAGAGGCTCCATTCAAAACGTAACAAACGAGGCAGAAGAGCAAGAATCCATAATTCACGTTGGTGTCAACAAACTGTACAGGCAGAAGAGCAAAGTCTTTCAGCTGACAGGGGAGAGTGGGAACTGGAGAGGACAAATAAAGACCTTGCTGGAGTGTGGGGTGAAGCCAGGAGATGGAGACTTCCTTTTCACAGGACGTATGCACTTTGGGGAGGCCAGGTTAGGCTGTGCCCCTCGTTTCAAAGACTTCCAAAGGATGTACAAAGAGGCAAAAGACAAAGGGCTAAACCCATGTGAGATTGGCCCAGATTGA